The following is a genomic window from Nitrospirota bacterium.
GAGATGGTCATGCCGGGCGATAATGTGAGTGTGACGGGTGAGCTGATTAGCCCGATCGCGATGGATCAAGGGCTGCGGTTCGCGGTGCGCGAGGGCGGCAAGACTGTCGGTTCTGGCGTCGTCACCGAAATTCTGGCGTAAACCTGACTGCTGTCGCATGACAGCATGGGAGTATTGAGATGCGAGAGATCATTGATTTGGCGTGCACGATCTGCAAGCAGCGGAACTATTCCACCATGAAGAATAAGAAGAACGATCCGGATCGGCTGGAGCGGAATAAGTTCTGCAAGTTCTGCCGGAAGCACAATGCCCATAAGGAAGTGAAGTAGGCTAGGTTGCCGGCACAATGGTTGGACTGCCAGCCGTCGTAGGGGCATGGTGTCAATGGCTAGCACATCGGTCTCCAAAACCGAGAGTCTAGGTTCAAATCCTAGTGCCCCTGCCAAGCGCTTTGTAGCGGATGGGCCAGGCTCGATGTGGGTGGCTTGATGGAGAGTGGGGCGGTAGGTTCCCTCTCTTACTGGTGAAGGTGAGGCGCGCATGTTCAGAAAGTCGATAGATTCTATCCGAGAGTTTTTCAGCGATGTGCGTGGTGAGTTGAAGAAGGTCTCGTTTCCGACTCGAGCCGAAACGGTTGGGTCTACGACAGTGGTCATTGTGTTTTGCGTTATCATGTCCTTGTATCTGTCGTTCATCGATTCAGTTCTCGTCTGGGTCGTGGGTAAAATTCTGTAAGTCGTGAGCTGTGAGTGTGAACGGCCGCAGGGCAGGTAGTTAACCA
Proteins encoded in this region:
- the tuf gene encoding elongation factor Tu (EF-Tu; promotes GTP-dependent binding of aminoacyl-tRNA to the A-site of ribosomes during protein biosynthesis; when the tRNA anticodon matches the mRNA codon, GTP hydrolysis results; the inactive EF-Tu-GDP leaves the ribosome and release of GDP is promoted by elongation factor Ts; many prokaryotes have two copies of the gene encoding EF-Tu), which encodes EMVMPGDNVSVTGELISPIAMDQGLRFAVREGGKTVGSGVVTEILA
- the rpmG gene encoding 50S ribosomal protein L33; protein product: MREIIDLACTICKQRNYSTMKNKKNDPDRLERNKFCKFCRKHNAHKEVK
- the secE gene encoding preprotein translocase subunit SecE — translated: MFRKSIDSIREFFSDVRGELKKVSFPTRAETVGSTTVVIVFCVIMSLYLSFIDSVLVWVVGKIL